The Vibrio toranzoniae sequence TCGCTTGTGGAGTAGATGAAGTAGAAGTCGCACTGTCAGCCAATGCGCTTGTTGTGACAACGATGATGGATGATCACTGTATTACCACCACTCGAAGCTGTGCTGATCGGGGGCTTAACATGCAGGTGATCACTGATATTCAGCGAGTTTGTATCATGATGGAGAAGGGTATTCTCGATTATGGACTGGCCTATAGAAAGATCCAAAATATTAGCCCTGAACGCTACAATCGCTGGTTAGTTGTCATTATGATAGGTTTTTCGTGTGCTTCTTTTAGTCGCCTTGCTGGTGGAGATTGGCAGGTATTCATGATGACTTTTATTGCTTCAGCCTGCGGCATGATCGTCAGACAAGAGATCGGTCACCGTCACTTCAATCCGTTATTGAACTTCGCTATCACAGCTTTTGTTACTACTACTATTTCTGCTCAAGCGGTGCTTTATAATATTGGAGGCCAACCCACAATAGTGATGGCATCTTCAGTATTGATGCTAGTGCCGGGGTTTCCTCTCATTAATTCTGTTGCCGATATGCTTAAAGGTCATATCAATATGGGGTTAGCCCGTTTTACCATGGCCAGTTTATTAACTCTGGCAACCAGTTTAGGTATTGTCGCAGCGATGAGCCTATCAGGCGTATGGGGGTGGGTAAGTTAATGAGTCTTTTTGAATTGTTGGTTGGTTTGCTCAATGATATGTTTTTTGCGGCGGTACCAGCGGTAGGG is a genomic window containing:
- a CDS encoding threonine/serine exporter family protein, whose product is MASKQRAISRLVAQSGQMLLAHGAESTLVGDIMRRIGIACGVDEVEVALSANALVVTTMMDDHCITTTRSCADRGLNMQVITDIQRVCIMMEKGILDYGLAYRKIQNISPERYNRWLVVIMIGFSCASFSRLAGGDWQVFMMTFIASACGMIVRQEIGHRHFNPLLNFAITAFVTTTISAQAVLYNIGGQPTIVMASSVLMLVPGFPLINSVADMLKGHINMGLARFTMASLLTLATSLGIVAAMSLSGVWGWVS